One window of Dermacentor albipictus isolate Rhodes 1998 colony chromosome 9, USDA_Dalb.pri_finalv2, whole genome shotgun sequence genomic DNA carries:
- the LOC135902018 gene encoding uncharacterized protein: protein MTGRPLPPVPASPPSSPDEQDSSAPQPTMAAVAAPVPVAGPTDERVATPPPPSFDPPPPPLPPLLLRRPSCEVLQPPVTQTQPAPEAPPLVAQTRCTAPDVPSPPQQQQQQQHQASPPPIFAPAHISALTVTVVAASVFCLALQIVALWRRSS from the coding sequence ATGACGGGCCGTCCCCTACCACCTGTCCCCGCTTCCCCGCCGTCAAGCCCCGACGAACAAGACAGCAGCGCTCCACAACCAACCATGGCAGCGGTGGCGGCGCCTGTGCCGGTCGCTGGTCCGACCGACGAGCGTGTCGCCACTCCGCCTCCCCCCTCCTTTGATCCACCTCCTCCGCCCCTGCCCCCACTTCTCCTTCGGAGACCTTCCTGTGAGGTCCTCCAGCCTCCTGTCACTCAAACCCAACCCGCCCCTGAAGCTCCGCCTCTTGTCGCTCAAACCCGATGTACTGCGCCCGATGTCCCGTCCCcaccccagcagcagcagcagcagcagcaccaggcCTCGCCTCCCCCTATATTTGCCCCGGCTCACATCTCGGCCCTCACCGTCACCGTCGTCGCAGCCAGCGTCTTCTGCCTAGCCTTGCAAATTGTGGCACTCTGGCGACGTAGCAGTTAG